In one Bacteroidota bacterium genomic region, the following are encoded:
- a CDS encoding lmo0937 family membrane protein has protein sequence MGNLLYGIAVILILFWAIGFIGYNAGGIIHILLIIAVIAIILRIIQGRRPV, from the coding sequence ATGGGAAATTTACTTTATGGAATTGCAGTAATATTAATATTATTTTGGGCAATAGGATTTATAGGCTATAATGCTGGAGGTATCATTCATATTCTGCTTATTATAGCAGTGATTGCGATTATACTTCGCATTATTCAAGGCAGAAGGCCAGTCTAA